A single region of the Branchiostoma lanceolatum isolate klBraLanc5 chromosome 1, klBraLanc5.hap2, whole genome shotgun sequence genome encodes:
- the LOC136432160 gene encoding autophagy protein 5-like isoform X1, with amino-acid sequence MADDREVLRELWDGRLPIKFNLAADEVSSMEHPEPCYLLVPRQSYFPLVADKVQRYFLKYTANSQGEEMWLEYEGQPLKWHYPIGILFDLFASSTMLPWSLVVHFQKFPEDELLHCPGKDAVESHFMSSVKEADTLKHRGQVINGMQKKDHKQLWMGLQNDKFDQFWAINRRLMEHGEENCFKHLPFRLYQSDKPCVQRLFRPITEEGEQRLLGDLVREVAPQVFNTEVEDASRSWKVVIQGVEPPMETPVQWLSEHFSYPDNFLHICLVSSQ; translated from the exons ATGGCAGACGACAGAGAAGTACTCAGAGAACTTTGGGATGGGCGGCTGCCGATCAAATTCAACCTTGCCGCAGATGAGGTATCCAGTATGGAGCACCCTGAACCCTGCTAT CTCCTAGTCCCCAGACAGTCATACTTCCCTCTAGTGGCAGACAAGGTGCAGAGATACTTCCTGAAGTACACGGCTAACTCACAAGGGGAGGAGATGTGGCTGGAGTATGAAGGACAGCCACTTAAATG GCACTACCCCATAGGAATACTGTTTGACCTGTTTGCCTCCAGTACAATGTTGCCATGGAGCCTGGTGGTACACTTCCAG AAATTCCCGGAGGATGAGCTTCTGCACTGTCCAGGTAAGGATGCTGTGGAGTCACACTTCATGTCATCTGTAAAGGAGGCAGACACACTGAAGCACCGTGGCCAGGTCATCAACGGCATGCAGAAAAAGGACCACAAACAGCTGTGGATGGGACTGCAGAATG aTAAGTTTGACCAGTTCTGGGCCATTAACCGTCGTCTGATGGAGCACGGCGAGGAGAACTGCTTCAAACACCTGCCCTTCCGCCTGTACCAGTCCGACAAACCCTGCGTACAGCGGCTCTTCCGACCAATCACAGAGGAGGGCGAGCAGAGGCTTCTGGGAGATCTAGTCAGAGAAGTGGCGCCACAAGTTTTCAACACTGAAG TAGAGGATGCATCAAGGAGCTGGAAAGTGGTTATCCAGGGTGTGGAGCCCCCCATGGAGACCCCCGTTCAGTGGTTAAGCGAACACTTCAGTTACCCAGACAACTTTCTGCATATCTGTCTAGTCAGCTCGCAGTAG
- the LOC136432160 gene encoding autophagy protein 5-like isoform X2 has translation MADDREVLRELWDGRLPIKFNLAADEVSSMEHPEPCYLLVPRQSYFPLVADKVQRYFLKYTANSQGEEMWLEYEGQPLKWHYPIGILFDLFASSTMLPWSLVVHFQKFPEDELLHCPGKDAVESHFMSSVKEADTLKHRGQVINGMQKKDHKQLWMGLQNDKFDQFWAINRRLMEHGEENCFKHLPFRLYQSDKPCVQRLFRPITEEGEQRLLGDLVREVAPQVFNTEEDASRSWKVVIQGVEPPMETPVQWLSEHFSYPDNFLHICLVSSQ, from the exons ATGGCAGACGACAGAGAAGTACTCAGAGAACTTTGGGATGGGCGGCTGCCGATCAAATTCAACCTTGCCGCAGATGAGGTATCCAGTATGGAGCACCCTGAACCCTGCTAT CTCCTAGTCCCCAGACAGTCATACTTCCCTCTAGTGGCAGACAAGGTGCAGAGATACTTCCTGAAGTACACGGCTAACTCACAAGGGGAGGAGATGTGGCTGGAGTATGAAGGACAGCCACTTAAATG GCACTACCCCATAGGAATACTGTTTGACCTGTTTGCCTCCAGTACAATGTTGCCATGGAGCCTGGTGGTACACTTCCAG AAATTCCCGGAGGATGAGCTTCTGCACTGTCCAGGTAAGGATGCTGTGGAGTCACACTTCATGTCATCTGTAAAGGAGGCAGACACACTGAAGCACCGTGGCCAGGTCATCAACGGCATGCAGAAAAAGGACCACAAACAGCTGTGGATGGGACTGCAGAATG aTAAGTTTGACCAGTTCTGGGCCATTAACCGTCGTCTGATGGAGCACGGCGAGGAGAACTGCTTCAAACACCTGCCCTTCCGCCTGTACCAGTCCGACAAACCCTGCGTACAGCGGCTCTTCCGACCAATCACAGAGGAGGGCGAGCAGAGGCTTCTGGGAGATCTAGTCAGAGAAGTGGCGCCACAAGTTTTCAACACTGAAG AGGATGCATCAAGGAGCTGGAAAGTGGTTATCCAGGGTGTGGAGCCCCCCATGGAGACCCCCGTTCAGTGGTTAAGCGAACACTTCAGTTACCCAGACAACTTTCTGCATATCTGTCTAGTCAGCTCGCAGTAG